In bacterium, a single genomic region encodes these proteins:
- a CDS encoding T9SS type A sorting domain-containing protein: MKKTALCVSTLLIMAAVFTAQAGVMVLPANDSLAAAGAWVNVPYSYVDDSLYTVGTGAANGSKNFRVGLADPSDTINQRITGVVIYAKCYLAGSKGKLQLVPFYDEVQGTASAPLGLSGTEITRSFDITVQRAQWLWEDIKNLSVQFKPKTAKTYYANHIFAVVTSIDTTAAQASHRFAFDPVATPDTVGVAFPLGISALDSLGILLASYNGSVLISDQTGTISPFIANFTGGLAAASITISDTMRNDFIVIDDGVANDTSGLFDVVNSGLHHFAVDPIGMQLKNVPFAISLSARDFFDDTVTSFTGKADMWDMTGTLTPDSTGAFAAGVWSGDVNIALGALKDSIACSYFNGKTISGLSNGFWVDDPLGVETGKLLEGLAGTVRINIFPNPLYRKAEFTVYSPKAGTARITVYNLLGQKAAQKDLGNINPGTVKLRWDLGSALPQGVYFADLQIDGKSASFKKLVILK; encoded by the coding sequence ATGAAAAAAACAGCATTATGCGTTTCCACATTATTAATAATGGCGGCAGTTTTTACCGCCCAGGCCGGAGTAATGGTGCTGCCGGCCAATGATTCCCTGGCCGCAGCCGGGGCTTGGGTCAATGTTCCCTACAGCTATGTTGATGACAGCCTTTATACCGTCGGGACCGGCGCGGCCAACGGCAGCAAGAATTTTAGGGTGGGACTGGCTGATCCGTCAGACACCATCAACCAGCGGATCACGGGCGTGGTGATATACGCCAAGTGCTATCTGGCCGGTTCCAAGGGCAAACTTCAGCTGGTGCCATTCTACGATGAGGTTCAGGGCACGGCTTCCGCCCCCTTGGGGCTGAGCGGCACGGAGATCACAAGATCCTTTGACATTACCGTCCAGCGGGCCCAATGGTTGTGGGAGGATATAAAAAATCTTAGCGTTCAATTCAAACCCAAGACAGCCAAGACCTATTACGCCAATCATATCTTCGCCGTGGTGACCAGTATCGATACTACGGCGGCCCAGGCCAGCCACAGGTTTGCTTTCGACCCAGTCGCCACGCCGGATACAGTGGGGGTGGCCTTTCCGCTGGGGATCAGCGCACTGGATTCGCTGGGGATCCTTCTGGCCAGTTATAATGGATCGGTTCTGATCAGCGACCAGACCGGGACCATAAGTCCGTTCATAGCCAATTTCACCGGCGGGCTGGCCGCAGCCAGCATCACCATCAGCGACACCATGCGCAACGATTTCATTGTCATTGACGACGGCGTAGCCAACGATACCAGCGGATTGTTCGATGTGGTCAACTCCGGGCTGCACCACTTTGCGGTGGATCCCATCGGGATGCAGCTAAAGAATGTGCCTTTCGCCATCAGCCTTTCGGCCCGGGACTTCTTTGACGATACGGTCACCAGTTTTACCGGCAAAGCGGACATGTGGGACATGACCGGGACGCTGACCCCGGATTCCACCGGGGCTTTTGCCGCCGGGGTCTGGAGCGGCGACGTGAACATCGCCCTCGGGGCACTCAAGGACAGCATCGCCTGTTCGTACTTCAATGGCAAGACCATCAGCGGCTTAAGCAACGGGTTCTGGGTGGATGATCCCTTGGGGGTGGAAACGGGAAAACTGCTGGAGGGCCTGGCCGGAACGGTCCGGATCAACATCTTTCCCAATCCACTTTACCGCAAGGCGGAGTTTACGGTCTATTCACCCAAAGCCGGAACAGCCCGCATCACCGTTTACAACCTGCTGGGGCAAAAGGCCGCCCAGAAAGACTTGGGGAATATAAATCCCGGAACGGTGAAACTGAGGTGGGACCTTGGTTCCGCCCTGCCCCAGGGTGTTTATTTTGCCGATCTTCAGATCGACGGGAAAAGCGCGTCATTTAAGAAGCTGGTGATCCTCAAGTAG
- a CDS encoding Lrp/AsnC ligand binding domain-containing protein: MFAAYEFINCESGKAEAVVRALRKIKGVKQAHVVTGLHDIVAYVESPNLGELTKLIIAKIQGTKGVGRTVTCIVVNGN, encoded by the coding sequence ATGTTTGCTGCTTATGAATTCATCAATTGCGAGTCCGGCAAGGCCGAGGCGGTGGTCCGCGCTCTGCGCAAGATCAAGGGAGTGAAACAGGCCCACGTGGTGACCGGGTTGCACGATATCGTGGCCTATGTGGAATCCCCGAATCTGGGCGAGCTCACCAAGCTGATCATCGCCAAGATCCAGGGCACCAAGGGCGTCGGCAGGACAGTCACCTGCATCGTGGTCAACGGCAACTAA
- the prfB gene encoding peptide chain release factor 2 (programmed frameshift), with protein sequence MTIPELKQGCKAAREKLAHLRGIFDLDKLEKELAQYEEQMAGPGFWNNNLKAKEVIAQANLRKDWVEAWRQLDKKCTDATDLLEMVEADDNASLTEIENDLRSLDTGVETLEYRHMLRGEDDARDAILSIHPGAGGTESQDWAEMLLRMYTRWMDRNGYAYKMIDLQPGDEAGIKSVTMEVIGKYAFGYLKAEIGVHRLVRISPFDANKRRHTSFASIFVYPEVDDEIKVDIAEADLRIDVYRAGSAGGQNVNKVETAIRMVHIPTGIVVCSQNERSQYQNRINAMKVLRARLYQHYKAEEDKKRQHLEAGKADIAWGSQIRSYVFQPYTMVKDHRTGQQNGDVQAVMNGDLDQFIFAFLKTGGKFERVDKGDDL encoded by the exons ATGACGATCCCCGAACTGAAGCAGGGCTGCAAGGCGGCCCGGGAAAAACTGGCTCACCTGCGG GGTATCTTTGACCTCGATAAATTAGAGAAAGAACTGGCGCAATACGAGGAACAGATGGCCGGGCCGGGATTCTGGAACAACAACCTCAAGGCCAAGGAAGTGATCGCCCAGGCCAACTTGCGCAAGGACTGGGTGGAGGCCTGGAGGCAGCTGGACAAGAAATGCACTGATGCCACCGATCTTCTGGAAATGGTGGAGGCGGATGATAATGCTTCGCTAACCGAGATAGAGAACGACCTGAGATCCCTGGATACTGGGGTGGAGACCCTGGAATACCGCCACATGCTGCGGGGCGAGGACGACGCCCGGGATGCCATCCTGTCCATCCATCCCGGGGCCGGCGGCACCGAAAGCCAGGACTGGGCCGAGATGCTGCTTAGGATGTACACCCGGTGGATGGACCGCAACGGCTATGCTTACAAGATGATAGACCTCCAGCCGGGGGACGAGGCCGGCATCAAAAGCGTCACCATGGAGGTTATCGGGAAATATGCCTTCGGGTACCTCAAGGCCGAGATCGGGGTGCACCGGCTGGTAAGGATCTCCCCCTTTGACGCCAACAAAAGGCGGCACACTTCCTTTGCCTCCATCTTCGTCTATCCCGAGGTCGACGACGAGATCAAGGTGGACATCGCCGAGGCCGACCTGCGGATCGACGTCTACCGGGCCGGATCGGCCGGGGGCCAGAACGTCAACAAGGTGGAGACGGCCATACGGATGGTGCACATCCCCACCGGGATCGTGGTCTGCAGCCAGAACGAGCGCTCCCAGTACCAGAACCGGATCAACGCCATGAAGGTCCTAAGGGCCAGGCTTTACCAGCACTACAAGGCCGAGGAGGACAAGAAGCGCCAGCACCTGGAGGCCGGCAAGGCCGACATCGCCTGGGGCAGCCAGATCCGCTCCTACGTCTTCCAGCCCTACACCATGGTCAAGGACCACCGCACCGGCCAGCAGAACGGGGATGTCCAGGCGGTGATGAACGGCGACCTGGACCAGTTCATCTTTGCCTTTTTAAAGACCGGGGGAAAGTTTGAGCGGGTTGACAAAGGCGACGATTTATGA
- the coaE gene encoding dephospho-CoA kinase (Dephospho-CoA kinase (CoaE) performs the final step in coenzyme A biosynthesis.): protein MAVIGLTGGAGSGKSTAANYFRELGARVIDADRIGHSLLKKGSPCHGKIVKAFGSSIVTGGGINRKALGKIVFGRKRELGRLNRIVHPYILREIKNQKSKIKNSGFKGLLIIDAALIVPWGLQKNLDLLIVVDSPVKTRLERLTAKGISPAQARRIIASQLPVSKLKREADIIIVNNGSPSGLKEKVKMIHNFLLAQSST, encoded by the coding sequence ATGGCAGTCATCGGCCTGACCGGCGGAGCCGGCTCAGGCAAAAGTACGGCGGCCAACTATTTCCGCGAACTGGGCGCCCGGGTCATTGACGCAGACCGGATAGGGCACAGCCTGCTTAAAAAAGGCTCGCCCTGCCACGGCAAGATCGTCAAAGCTTTCGGATCGTCCATAGTGACCGGGGGCGGGATAAACAGGAAGGCTCTGGGGAAGATCGTCTTTGGGCGCAAAAGGGAACTGGGAAGACTGAACAGGATAGTCCATCCTTACATCTTGCGAGAAATCAAAAATCAAAAATCAAAAATCAAAAACAGCGGCTTTAAGGGACTTTTGATCATTGATGCCGCGCTGATCGTCCCCTGGGGCCTGCAGAAAAACCTGGATCTCCTGATAGTGGTGGACTCACCGGTAAAGACCAGATTGGAGCGGCTCACGGCCAAGGGAATTTCCCCAGCCCAGGCCCGGAGAATCATAGCCTCCCAGCTTCCGGTCTCAAAACTTAAACGGGAAGCGGACATCATCATAGTCAATAACGGCAGTCCATCCGGCCTGAAGGAAAAAGTGAAAATGATCCACAACTTTCTGTTGGCGCAAAGTTCAACTTGA
- the polA gene encoding DNA polymerase I, whose translation MPKLILVDGTALAYRAHFGFIRNPLINSKGENTSASFGFTNMLMRMIKEHQPDYIGVAFDTSAPTFRDKKYAEYKAQRPGMPEELRSQLPRIKEILKALNIAVLQQDGFEADDVLAGLAKQAEAKGWMSYIATGDKDLLQVVTERIKVIKPRLGKSDESIYGPEEVFKEYGVTPDKIKDIFALSGDTADNVPGVPGIGPKTATDLIIQFGSFDDLYKNLDKVKKPRIKNLLEEHKDQAQLCKELVTLHLDQLPDISLASLKTHQPDQEILAKLFKDLEFNTLYHEFVSGQIKKVAPQAVTGKAELELLAGRLKREGEMCLELETAEGRPSKLCLFCRGQAHIIGGPDIEKLKNSFEDPEIIKAGHDLKKAIKALSLAGIQLNGTMFDTMIASYLLDPSKRNHQSLEALAEEHLGISLAQQGGPAKKQTELDFSAESGLTDELMARRADAVSSLRSKFEPELKDKELVQLFKEIEMPLVKILAEMELEGILLDVPVFSQMSKELERQVNKLEKEIYRIAGEEFNLNSPKQLGAILFEKLKIGKGKKTKTGFSTDVDVLTKLALHHDLPKLILDYRQLYKLKSTYSDALPLAADPKTHRLHTTFNQALTETGRLSSSDPNLQNIPMREGVGREIRKGFIAPKGQLLLSADYSQVELRLVAHLSGDQHLRQAFKSGRDIHSETASAVFGVKPDQVEPDMRRKAKAINFGIVYGMGPYGLSQQLGIGVEEASHFIEHYFSQFPQVQAWIALTTAQAKKDGFVCTMLGRRRYLPEINSENGQRRAFSERTAVNTPIQGTAADLIKLAMVNISRRFEEEKIKSKMILQVHDELLFEVHQEELAKVKKLVKHEMEQAVELSVPIVVEMGEGDNWFEAH comes from the coding sequence ATGCCTAAACTCATCCTGGTCGACGGCACCGCCCTGGCCTACCGGGCCCACTTCGGGTTCATCCGCAATCCCCTGATCAACTCCAAGGGGGAGAACACCAGCGCCTCCTTTGGCTTCACCAACATGCTGATGCGGATGATCAAGGAGCACCAGCCCGACTACATCGGGGTGGCCTTCGACACCTCGGCCCCCACCTTCCGCGACAAGAAATACGCCGAGTACAAGGCCCAGCGCCCCGGCATGCCCGAGGAACTGCGCTCCCAGCTGCCCCGGATCAAGGAGATCCTGAAGGCCCTGAACATCGCGGTGCTGCAGCAGGACGGCTTTGAAGCCGACGACGTGCTGGCCGGGCTGGCCAAGCAGGCCGAGGCCAAGGGCTGGATGAGCTACATTGCCACCGGGGACAAGGATCTTTTGCAGGTGGTGACCGAGCGGATCAAGGTGATCAAGCCCCGGCTGGGTAAGAGCGACGAATCAATCTACGGTCCGGAGGAGGTCTTTAAGGAATACGGGGTGACCCCGGACAAGATCAAGGACATCTTTGCCCTGTCCGGCGACACGGCCGACAACGTGCCCGGGGTTCCGGGGATCGGCCCCAAGACAGCCACCGACCTGATAATCCAGTTCGGTTCGTTCGACGACCTTTATAAGAACCTGGATAAGGTCAAGAAGCCCCGGATAAAAAATCTTTTGGAAGAGCATAAGGACCAGGCCCAGCTCTGCAAGGAGCTGGTGACCCTGCACCTGGACCAGCTTCCCGACATTTCGCTGGCTTCGCTTAAGACCCACCAGCCGGACCAGGAAATTCTGGCCAAACTTTTCAAAGATCTGGAATTCAATACCCTATACCACGAGTTCGTCTCCGGGCAGATCAAGAAGGTGGCGCCCCAGGCGGTCACCGGCAAGGCCGAGCTGGAACTGCTGGCCGGACGGCTGAAGCGCGAGGGAGAGATGTGCCTGGAATTGGAGACAGCTGAAGGCCGGCCCTCAAAACTATGCCTATTCTGCCGGGGCCAGGCCCATATCATCGGCGGCCCGGACATCGAGAAGCTAAAGAATTCCTTCGAAGACCCGGAGATCATCAAGGCCGGGCATGACCTGAAGAAGGCCATCAAGGCCCTGTCTTTGGCAGGGATCCAGCTGAACGGGACGATGTTCGACACCATGATCGCCTCCTACCTGCTGGACCCCTCCAAGCGCAACCACCAGTCGCTGGAGGCTTTGGCCGAGGAGCACCTGGGGATCAGCCTGGCCCAGCAGGGCGGGCCCGCCAAGAAGCAGACCGAGCTTGACTTTTCGGCCGAGTCCGGCCTGACCGACGAGCTGATGGCCAGGCGGGCCGACGCGGTGTCTTCGCTGAGGTCCAAATTCGAGCCGGAGCTTAAGGACAAGGAACTGGTCCAGCTGTTCAAAGAGATCGAGATGCCGCTGGTGAAGATACTGGCGGAGATGGAACTGGAGGGGATACTGCTGGACGTGCCGGTCTTCAGCCAGATGTCCAAGGAACTGGAACGGCAGGTGAACAAACTGGAAAAGGAGATCTACCGGATAGCCGGGGAGGAGTTCAACCTGAATTCCCCCAAACAGCTGGGGGCGATACTTTTCGAAAAACTCAAGATCGGCAAGGGCAAGAAGACCAAGACCGGCTTTTCCACCGACGTGGACGTTTTGACCAAGCTGGCCCTGCACCACGACCTGCCCAAACTGATACTGGATTACCGCCAGCTCTACAAGCTGAAATCCACCTACAGCGACGCCCTGCCGCTGGCCGCCGATCCCAAGACCCACCGACTGCACACCACCTTCAACCAGGCTCTCACCGAGACCGGGCGGCTGTCCTCCTCGGACCCCAATCTCCAGAACATCCCGATGCGGGAGGGGGTGGGGCGGGAGATCCGCAAGGGCTTTATTGCGCCCAAGGGTCAGCTGCTGCTGTCGGCCGACTATTCCCAGGTTGAACTGCGCCTGGTGGCCCACCTTTCCGGCGACCAGCACTTAAGGCAGGCCTTCAAGTCGGGCCGGGACATCCACAGCGAGACCGCCTCGGCGGTGTTCGGGGTCAAGCCCGACCAGGTGGAGCCGGACATGCGGCGCAAGGCCAAGGCCATCAACTTCGGCATCGTCTATGGCATGGGGCCCTACGGGCTTTCCCAGCAGCTGGGGATAGGGGTGGAGGAGGCCTCGCATTTCATCGAACATTATTTCAGCCAATTCCCCCAGGTGCAGGCCTGGATAGCGCTGACCACCGCCCAGGCCAAAAAGGACGGCTTCGTCTGCACCATGCTGGGCAGGAGGCGCTACCTGCCGGAGATCAACTCCGAGAACGGCCAGCGCCGGGCCTTTTCCGAGCGGACCGCGGTCAACACCCCCATCCAGGGCACGGCCGCCGACCTGATCAAGCTGGCTATGGTCAACATATCCCGGAGGTTTGAAGAGGAGAAGATCAAAAGCAAGATGATCCTCCAGGTCCACGACGAGCTGCTGTTCGAGGTTCATCAGGAAGAGCTGGCCAAGGTGAAGAAACTGGTCAAGCACGAAATGGAACAGGCGGTGGAGCTTTCGGTGCCGATCGTGGTGGAGATGGGCGAGGGGGATAACTGGTTCGAAGCGCACTGA